Part of the Usitatibacter palustris genome, TCTCGTCCGTGCTCGCGAGCCATCCCGCGGTGAACCTCGCCACGAGCCGCCGAGTGGTCATCGACGAGCAGGGGCGCGCGCAACCGGATGTCGTCGCGACCACGCCGATCTCGCATGTGTCGGGGCTGTTCTCCGGTTGGGAGCTGGGCAACTTCGCGCTCGCGAACTCCGTGAACTTCATCGGGGAACCGACGACCGTGCTCTTCCGCCGCTCGGCCCTGAAGCTCGAGGATGCGCACCTTTTCCGCTGGGGTGGACGCGACTACCACTGCCTCGCCGACCTCAGCGTGTGGCTGAGGCTGCTCGCCGGCGGTCTCGCGTACTACGCGTCGGCCACGCTCAGCGAGTACCGCATCCATGGCGCCCAGGAGCAACGCAAGGGCGATGTCGGTCTTTCGTGCCTCACCGAGCGGTTGTGGATCGCGCGCCGCGCGCGCGATGCCGGATTCCTTGCGTCCCCGGGCTTGTACCTCGCCGCGCTCGGTAGCGTGACGCGGCGCTGCGAAGCCTGGCTCGCGACGGGTGCGGCGAGCGAGGCCGATCGCGTGACCCTCGAGCAGTTGCTGGCGGAAGTCGCGGCGGAAGCCCGCGCGACCGAGAGCGCGCACGCGCGCGACTCGGCCTGATCGCTCAGTTCACTTGCCCTTGGGCTTGCCGTTCGGTTGGGTCGGATCGCACCAGCCGACGACGTAGGGCGACCCGTAGCTCCGGAACTGGACCGAGACGTACCAACCGTCGGGGCACTTGTAGCACTGCTGGGCGTAGCAGACCGGCAGGGTGTCGCCAGCGGCCGTATCGCCGGGCGAGGTATCGCACCCCTGGTCCTCCGTCGTGAGGGGTACGGCCTTGCAGTTGTCCAGCTTTTCCTTCGAGTAGTCGGGTACGGCGGGGTAGGGCTTGGCCGTCGGCAGGATCGTGATCGTGATGAGGTCGTCGTACTTCGGGTCAATGCCGACCTTGCAGTTCTTCTGCGGCGCGGGCGAGGCCCACCAATGCTTGATCGTGTCGGTGTACTGGTGGTCTTCCGTGAACATCTCGACCTGGCACATCCACAGCTTGCCGCCCGCCTGCGTGATCCGCGCGGTCGCCGACGAGACGTTGTTGAAATCCTTGAAGTCGAACGTGAAGCGCGTGTGGCCTTCGCCGCCCGCCGGGACGTGGATCTCCTTGATCTTGTTCGTCACGCTCTGGTAGTTGGAGCCCGACACATTGAGGTTCGTGCCCGACTGGTTCACGATCCGGACGTTGATGTCGCGATGGTTCTTCCAGTCCACTTTCCACGCGTGGGCCGGCGGTGCGAAACCAAGCATGGCGGCCACCAGCATGGCTGCGAGTGCGGTGCATTTCATGGCGTTTTCCTTAGGGGTGGTGCGCAAACCTTAAGGGAAGAGCCCCTGTCCTACAAGCGGACTTTGGTCTGTCAACGGCCATTCCAGGCCTCGAAAAGCACGCCTTCCATGGCCCGGGCGAACCGGGGGGCATCGAACAGGGCGGAGACGCGCACGCGTTCGCGGAGCTCGAGCCGCAATGCCGCAAGCCCCGCGACGTCCCGAGCCCGTTCGATCGCGAGGGCGACATACTCATCGGCCGTGCGCGCGATCCAGCCGCCCAGGCCCGCCGCCGCGAGCAGGCTCGCTCCCTGGCGCGCGATCATCGTCTCGCCCTCGAGCGTGAGCGTGGGCACGCCCATCCAGAGCGCTTCACACGTCGTCGTGCCACCGGGATACGGGAACGTGTCGAGCAGGAAGTCGACCTCGCCGCATTCTGCGAGGTAACGGTCACGCAGCGAGACGCCGTGCAAGTCGACGCGAGCGCCAGCGATGCCCGCGCGCGCAAGACGCTCGTGGAATGCACGCACGCCATCGGCGCCCGCGAGCGATGCGTTCTGGACCCGCAGGCGCGAGCCTGGACACGCGGCGAGGATCCGCGACCACGCCGCGAGCACTTCCTCCGTGATCTTCGGATGCGACTGGAAGCAGCCGAAGGTGACATGGCCGCGCTCCGGGGCCGGAAGGGGCCGGGGCTCGGGCGCGTTCTCGGGCGCGGTGAAGCACAGGCGCGTGTCGGGCAGATAGAGCACGCGCTCGGTGAACTGCGGCGCGAGGGATTCGGGAATGCTGACGCGATCAGCGAGCACATAGTCGATCTCGGCAACGCCCGTCGTGGCGAAGTAGCCCAGCCACGAGGCGGCGACCGGCGCGGGCTTCCACGCAAACACCGGCAGGCGGTTGTGCATGGTGTGGCCGGCGAGGTCGAGCAGGACGTGGACGCCGTCGTCGTGGATTCGCTGTGCGGCCTGGGCATCAGGCAGCCCGACCAACGACCGCCAGCCGCGCATGTGCTTGCGCAAGCGGCCCGAGAGCTCGTCGGTATGGGCGAGCGTGGGATACGCGATCCATTCGATTCGCGCCGGATCGGCGTGGGCGACGAGCCCTTCGATAAAGAATCCCACCGGATGCTCGCGCAGGTCTCCGGAAACGAGGCCCACGCGCAGCGGGCCGGGGTGCGCCGTGCAGGACCACGCACGGTAGGGCCCCGGGGCGTGCGTCCTCGCGAGTGTGCCGTAGGCCCTCGATTGTTCGAGCAGGGCCGCCGAGGGGCGCGTGGCCGTGTAGTGCTCGAGAAAGAGCATGCACGATCGCGCTTCGAGATGATCGGGCCGAAGCGCCAGCACCTCGCGATAGCAGACACGCGCTTCCTCGATCCGGCCGACTTGCGTGAGCAGCGTGCCCAGGTCGTGGTGGACGTCGAAGCGCCACGGAGCGCGCGCGAGCACGCTACGGCAGAGCGCCTCGGCTTCCGCGAATCGCCGGGCTTCGAGCAGGATCACTCCGATGCCCGAATACGCATCGGCGTTCGACGGCTCGAGGGCGAGCGCACGACGGTAGCTCGCTTCGGCTTCGGGTGTGCGGCCCAGGGCCACGAGCGCTCTTGCATGCCCGACCAGGGCGGCGGTCCACTCGGGGCGCACGGCGAGCACTTCGCGAAACGCGCGCGCGGCCTCTTCGTGGCGGCTCAGTGCGGCGAGCGTGCGTGCGAGGCCCAGCTGCGCTTCGACATCATCGGCTCGCTGCCCGAGCGCCCGCGAGAAACCATCGAGCGCCTCGAGCAGCAGGCCGGTATCGAGGAGCCGACTTGCGTGCAAACGCCAACCTTCCGGCGGTTCGACGATGCTTCGCGCGGGTTGCATCGCCGCGAGCGGTGGCCACGCCAGGCCGCGCCGTAGTCCATCGGCGTGAACGACGCGCGCATCCGCGGGCCGGTTCGCAAGCGTGAGCGCCTTCACGTAGCTCAATCCGTACTGCGGGTGCGACGGATCGTTCTCCCACGCTTGCTTGAAGTGGGGCAGGGCGTCGTCCAGGCCACGCCCTTCCTGCATCGCGAGCACGCCCAGGTTGTGGTGGGCGTCGGAGTTGTACGGATGGGCCGCGAGCACCGAGCGATAGAGGGTGGCCGCCGCGGCCAGGCGCCCGGCCTGGTGATGCGTCGCTGCCTCGTGGAGGAGTTCGTAGAGGGACGCCATGTCGCCCATTTTACTGCGCCGCATGAAACCAACTAAAATCAGCGCTTTGCTTCACTCTTCGCGGCCCCTCGGCACACCCTCTGCATGGTCACCTTCCAGCAGCTCATCCAGGCGCTCCAGGCTTATTGGGGCGAGCGGGGCTGCGCGCTCCTGCAACCCTACGACATGGAAGTCGGCGCGGGTACGTCGCACACCGCGACCTTCCTGCGTTCGCTCGGTCCGGAGCCGTGGCGCGCGGCCTACGTGCAGCCTTCGCGCCGCCCGAAGGATGGCCGCTATGGCGAGAACCCCAACCGCCTGCAGCATTACTACCAATACCAGGTGGTCCTGAAGCCTTCGCCGCCGGACATTCTCGAGCTCTACCTCGGATCGCTCGAGGCCGTGGGCTTCGACCTCAAGAAGAACGACGTGCGCTTCGTCGAGGACGACTGGGAGAATCCGACGCTCGGCGCCTGGGGCCTGGGCTGGGAAGTGTGGATGAACGGCATGGAGATCACGCAGTTCACCTACTTCCAGCAAGTCGGCGGTCTCGATTGCAAGCCGATCACGGGCGAAATCACCTACGGGCTCGAGCGCCTCGCGATGTACCTGCAGGGCGTGGAGAATGTCTACGACCTCCAGTGGACCGAGGGCCTCACGTACCGCGACGTGTACCACCAGAATGAAGTCGAGCAATCGACGTACAACTTCGAGCATTCGAACGCGGAAGCGCTGTTTCGCCACTTCGGCGACTACGAAGGCGCGGCCAAGCGCCTGATGGAAGCGCAGCTGGCGTTGCCGGCCTACGAGCAGG contains:
- a CDS encoding glycosyltransferase family 2 protein, whose translation is MSTPPPLVSILIPAYNERFFAEAFTSARAQTYRNIEIVVSDDSPGTVIETIVREAADARVRYLRNATRLGFDANFTQCFDLALGEHIKFLNDDDRLRPACVEMLSSVLASHPAVNLATSRRVVIDEQGRAQPDVVATTPISHVSGLFSGWELGNFALANSVNFIGEPTTVLFRRSALKLEDAHLFRWGGRDYHCLADLSVWLRLLAGGLAYYASATLSEYRIHGAQEQRKGDVGLSCLTERLWIARRARDAGFLASPGLYLAALGSVTRRCEAWLATGAASEADRVTLEQLLAEVAAEARATESAHARDSA
- the glyQ gene encoding glycine--tRNA ligase subunit alpha, which translates into the protein MVTFQQLIQALQAYWGERGCALLQPYDMEVGAGTSHTATFLRSLGPEPWRAAYVQPSRRPKDGRYGENPNRLQHYYQYQVVLKPSPPDILELYLGSLEAVGFDLKKNDVRFVEDDWENPTLGAWGLGWEVWMNGMEITQFTYFQQVGGLDCKPITGEITYGLERLAMYLQGVENVYDLQWTEGLTYRDVYHQNEVEQSTYNFEHSNAEALFRHFGDYEGAAKRLMEAQLALPAYEQVLKAAHTFNLLDARGAISVTERAAYIGRIRGLARAVAQSYYESRERMGFPMIKAAG
- a CDS encoding tetratricopeptide repeat protein is translated as MASLYELLHEAATHHQAGRLAAAATLYRSVLAAHPYNSDAHHNLGVLAMQEGRGLDDALPHFKQAWENDPSHPQYGLSYVKALTLANRPADARVVHADGLRRGLAWPPLAAMQPARSIVEPPEGWRLHASRLLDTGLLLEALDGFSRALGQRADDVEAQLGLARTLAALSRHEEAARAFREVLAVRPEWTAALVGHARALVALGRTPEAEASYRRALALEPSNADAYSGIGVILLEARRFAEAEALCRSVLARAPWRFDVHHDLGTLLTQVGRIEEARVCYREVLALRPDHLEARSCMLFLEHYTATRPSAALLEQSRAYGTLARTHAPGPYRAWSCTAHPGPLRVGLVSGDLREHPVGFFIEGLVAHADPARIEWIAYPTLAHTDELSGRLRKHMRGWRSLVGLPDAQAAQRIHDDGVHVLLDLAGHTMHNRLPVFAWKPAPVAASWLGYFATTGVAEIDYVLADRVSIPESLAPQFTERVLYLPDTRLCFTAPENAPEPRPLPAPERGHVTFGCFQSHPKITEEVLAAWSRILAACPGSRLRVQNASLAGADGVRAFHERLARAGIAGARVDLHGVSLRDRYLAECGEVDFLLDTFPYPGGTTTCEALWMGVPTLTLEGETMIARQGASLLAAAGLGGWIARTADEYVALAIERARDVAGLAALRLELRERVRVSALFDAPRFARAMEGVLFEAWNGR